A region of Peromyscus eremicus chromosome 17, PerEre_H2_v1, whole genome shotgun sequence DNA encodes the following proteins:
- the Cfap97 gene encoding LOW QUALITY PROTEIN: cilia- and flagella-associated protein 97 (The sequence of the model RefSeq protein was modified relative to this genomic sequence to represent the inferred CDS: inserted 1 base in 1 codon; deleted 1 base in 1 codon), translated as MATNCKVSHTRPPLMQYTFDIMDRFGDISEGEVDHSFFDSDFEDAKKCDSDLVFHKQNDDLKARIEKDTKNVSLKFELQNSDLKERIDNDTENVNLQRGIQTKENYLTQKGNERKARASSKEYHVENDATQTRGSSSSATSSRSKKSRDAPKGHKLHLPVPSRAPKIVKGEDDYYTDGEESSDDGKKYHVRAKSAKPSSNFKKNANKKYSNVSSSSSLSSSSSRSSSDLSDTGTGSDTHKCDSRSSSRKHVSGVTLSSPKQRCKSGRKLAGTQSSSAKQKTGNCNVESEETVTDVTPLSTPDISPVQSFELGPSHDQKVKVKRQENVSRDVYEDVEALKNDLRSLKSAKRKEKHGQNFTPKSSVLDANLDHRSKQKVLNDTMDLNHLLKAFLQLDKKGPQKHHFDQPAVMPRKNYSFTREEVRQIDRENQRLLKELSRQAEKPGSKSTIPXRSIGHPPKLYHSALTDRGEQQRIEEKIWALLKRLEAVKPTVGMKRSEQLMDYHRNMGYLNPSPSIRRVRSTLGHYSPLRGASRTSSATSALSYKTDRSVLDTSSGFLLRPKPPNVRTAWL; from the exons ATACACCTTTGACATCATGGATCGATTTGGAGATATATCAGAAGGTGAAGTGGACCATTCTTTCTTTGACAGCGATTTTGAAGATGCAAAGAAATGTGACAGTGATTTAGTTTTTCACAAGCAAAATGATGACCTTAAGGCAAGAATAGAGAAGGACACCAAAAATGTAAGCTTGAAATTTGAACTACAAAACAGTGACCTTAAAGAGAGAATAGATAATGACACAGAAAATGTGAACTTGCAACGTGGAAtacaaacaaaggaaaattacCTTActcagaaaggaaatgaaagaaaagcaagagCTTCCTCAAAGGAATATCATGTAGAAAATGATGCTACACAAACAAGAGGTTCCTCATCGTCAGCCACTTCTTCAAGATCCAAGAAATCACGTGATGCTCCAAAAGGACACAAGTTACACCTGCCTGTTCCAAGTAGAGCTCCTAAAATTGTGAAAGGCGAGGATGATTACTACACGGATGGAGAGGAAAGCAGTGATGACGGGAAAAAGTACCATGTGAGGGCCAAGTCAGCCAAGCCCTCCAGTAACTTCAAAAAGAACGCCAACAAAAAGTATTCCAACGTcagctcctcctcttctctgtcttcctcatcGTCAAGATCCAGTTCAGACTTGTCAGATACAGGTACAGGATCTGATACCCATAAATGTGATTCACGCTCATCATCAAGGAAACATGTTTCTGGTGTAACCCTCTCATCACCGAAACAGAGATGTAAATCAGGAAGAAAATTGGCAGGTACACAGTCTTCCAGTGCTAAACAAAAAACTGGTAACTGTAATGTGGAATCAGAAGAAACTGTAACAGATGTAACTCCTTTGTCAACTCCAGACATCAGCCCTGTTCAGTCCTTTGAATTGGGCCCATCACACGATCAGAAAGTAAAAGTTAAAAGGCAAGAAAATGTGAGCCGGGATGTGTATGAGGATGTGGaggctttaaaaaatgatttaagatcTCTGAAATcagccaaaaggaaagaaaagcatggGCAGAATTTTACTCCAAAATCATCAGTGTTAGATGCAAATCTAGACCATAGATCCAAACAAAAGGTCTTAAATGACACCATGGACCTTAATCATCTATTGAAAg CTTTTCTGCAATTAGATAAAAAGGGACCACAGAAACATCACTTTGATCAGCCTGCAGTAATGCCCAGGAAAAACTACTCCTTCACAAGAGAGGAGGTGAGGCAGATCGATCGGGAAAATCAGAGGCTTTTGAAAGAACTGTCAAGA CAGGCTGAAAAACCAGGAAGTAAAAGTACAATTC GAAGATCTATTGGCCATCCCCCTAAGTTATATCATAGTGCCCTCACAGACAGAGGGGAACAACAAAGGATTGAAGAGAAAATTTGG GCTTTATTGAAACGGCTTGAAGCTGTGAAGCCAACAGTCGGCATGAAACGCTCCGAGCAGCTGATGGACTATCATCGAAATATGGGTTATCTCAACCCTTCACCGTCCATTAGACGAGTGAGATCTACCCTTGGCCATTATAGCCCACTGA GAGGAGCTTCCAGGACATCCAGTGCCACCAGTGCTCTCAGCTATAAGACTGATCGATCAGTGTTGGACACATCCAGTGGCTTTTTGCTAAGACCAAAACCCCCAAATGTTCGTACTGCTTGGTTGTAA